One genomic segment of Helicobacter pylori NQ4053 includes these proteins:
- a CDS encoding NAD(P)-binding domain-containing protein produces MSQEILDVLIVGAGPGGIATAVECEIAGVKKVLLCEKTESHSGMLEKFYKAGKRIDKDYKKQVVELKGHIPFKDSFKEETLENFTNLLKEHSITPSYKTDIESVKKEGELFKITTTSNTTYHAKFVVVAIGKMGQPNRPTYKIPVALSKQVVFSINDCKENEKTLVIGGGNSAVEYAIALCKTTPTTLNYRKKEFSRINEDNAKNLQEVLNNNTLKSKLGVDIESLEEDNTQIKVNFTDNTSESFDRLLYAIGGSTPLEFFKRCSLELDPSTNIPVVKENLESNNIPNLFIVGDILFKSGASIATALNHGYDVAQEIAKRLHS; encoded by the coding sequence ATGAGTCAAGAAATTTTAGACGTGTTGATAGTGGGCGCAGGGCCTGGGGGCATTGCCACGGCCGTAGAATGCGAAATAGCCGGCGTTAAAAAAGTGCTTTTATGCGAAAAAACCGAAAGCCATTCAGGCATGTTAGAGAAGTTTTATAAAGCCGGTAAAAGGATTGATAAAGATTATAAAAAGCAAGTCGTAGAGCTTAAAGGGCATATCCCTTTTAAAGACAGCTTTAAAGAAGAAACTTTAGAGAATTTCACTAACCTTTTAAAAGAGCATAGCATCACGCCAAGCTATAAAACCGATATTGAGAGCGTGAAAAAAGAAGGCGAATTGTTCAAAATCACCACCACTTCTAACACAACCTATCATGCTAAATTTGTGGTGGTTGCGATCGGGAAAATGGGCCAACCAAACCGCCCTACTTATAAAATCCCTGTTGCGCTCTCCAAACAAGTGGTTTTTAGCATCAATGATTGTAAGGAAAATGAAAAAACCCTTGTGATCGGCGGAGGCAACTCAGCGGTGGAATACGCCATTGCTTTGTGCAAAACCACCCCAACCACTCTCAATTACCGCAAAAAAGAATTCAGCCGCATCAATGAAGACAACGCTAAAAACTTGCAAGAAGTCCTAAACAATAACACGCTTAAAAGCAAGCTTGGAGTGGATATTGAAAGCCTAGAAGAAGATAACACTCAAATTAAGGTGAATTTCACCGATAACACGAGCGAGAGTTTTGATCGCTTGCTGTATGCGATCGGTGGCTCTACCCCTTTAGAATTTTTTAAACGCTGTTCTTTAGAATTAGATCCTAGCACCAATATCCCTGTGGTGAAAGAAAATTTAGAGAGCAACAATATCCCTAATTTGTTCATCGTGGGCGATATTTTATTCAAATCAGGAGCGAGCATCGCTACCGCACTCAATCATGGCTATGATGTTGCGCAAGAAATCGCTAAAAGGTTGCACTCTTAA
- the pgi gene encoding glucose-6-phosphate isomerase, producing the protein MLTQLKTYPKLLKHYEEIKEVHMRDWFFKDKERASRYFVQLESLSLDYSKNRLNDTTLKLLFELANDCSLKEKIEAMFKGEKINTTEKRAVLHTALRSLNDAEILLDNMEVLKSVRSVLKRMRAFSDSVRSGKRLGYTNQVITDIVNIGIGGSDLGALMVCTALKRYGHPRLKMHFVSNVDGTQILDVLEKINPASTLFIVASKTFSTQETLTNALTARKWFVERSGDERHIAKHFVAVSTNKEAVQQFGIDEHNMFEFWDFVGGRYSLWSAIGLSIMIYLGKKNFNALLKGAYLMDEHFRNAPFESNLPVLMGLIGVWYINFFQSKSHLIAPYDQYLRHFPKFIQQLDMESNGKRISKKGETIPYDTCPVVWGDMGINAQHAFFQLLHQGTHLIPIDFIASLDKKPNAKGHHEILFSNVLAQAQAFMKGKSYEEALGELLSKGLDKDEAKDLAHHRVFFGNRPSNILLLEKISPSNIGALVALYEHKVFVQGVIWDINSFDQWGVELGKELAVPILQELEGHKSNAYFDSSTKHLIELYRNYNQ; encoded by the coding sequence ATGCTAACCCAATTAAAAACTTATCCAAAATTACTCAAACATTATGAAGAAATCAAAGAAGTGCACATGCGCGATTGGTTTTTTAAAGATAAAGAGCGAGCGAGCCGTTATTTCGTGCAATTGGAAAGCTTGAGCTTGGATTATTCCAAAAACCGCTTGAATGATACCACTTTAAAGCTTCTTTTTGAATTAGCGAACGACTGCTCTTTAAAAGAAAAGATTGAAGCGATGTTTAAGGGCGAAAAAATCAACACCACCGAAAAAAGGGCCGTTTTACACACCGCCTTAAGAAGCTTGAACGACGCAGAAATCTTGCTAGACAACATGGAAGTGTTAAAAAGCGTTCGGAGCGTTTTAAAACGCATGCGAGCCTTTAGCGATAGCGTGAGGAGCGGTAAAAGATTAGGCTATACCAATCAAGTGATCACCGATATTGTCAATATCGGTATTGGGGGGTCAGATTTGGGCGCTTTAATGGTTTGCACCGCCCTAAAACGCTACGGCCACCCGAGATTAAAAATGCATTTTGTGTCTAATGTGGATGGCACGCAGATCTTAGATGTTTTGGAAAAAATCAATCCAGCCAGCACGCTTTTTATCGTGGCTTCTAAGACTTTTTCCACCCAAGAAACCTTAACCAATGCCCTAACCGCTAGAAAATGGTTTGTAGAAAGGAGCGGCGATGAAAGGCATATCGCTAAGCACTTTGTAGCGGTATCCACCAATAAAGAAGCCGTGCAACAATTTGGCATTGACGAGCATAACATGTTTGAATTTTGGGATTTTGTAGGGGGGCGTTATAGCTTGTGGTCGGCTATTGGCTTATCCATTATGATCTATTTAGGGAAGAAAAATTTTAACGCTCTTTTGAAAGGGGCGTATTTGATGGATGAGCATTTTAGAAACGCCCCTTTTGAAAGCAATTTACCCGTTTTAATGGGGCTGATTGGCGTGTGGTATATCAATTTTTTCCAATCCAAAAGCCATTTAATCGCTCCTTATGATCAGTATTTGAGGCATTTCCCTAAATTCATTCAGCAATTGGATATGGAAAGCAATGGCAAACGCATCAGCAAAAAAGGCGAAACCATCCCCTATGACACATGCCCTGTTGTTTGGGGCGATATGGGTATTAACGCTCAGCACGCCTTTTTCCAGCTCTTGCATCAAGGCACGCATTTAATCCCCATTGATTTTATCGCTTCCTTAGATAAAAAGCCTAACGCTAAAGGCCATCATGAGATTTTATTCAGCAATGTTTTAGCGCAAGCGCAAGCTTTCATGAAAGGCAAGAGTTATGAAGAAGCGCTTGGGGAATTGCTTTCTAAAGGCTTAGACAAAGATGAAGCCAAAGACTTGGCCCACCACAGGGTGTTTTTTGGCAACCGCCCCTCTAATATCCTTTTATTAGAAAAGATTTCACCAAGCAATATTGGGGCGTTAGTGGCTCTTTATGAGCATAAAGTCTTTGTGCAAGGGGTTATTTGGGATATTAACAGCTTTGATCAATGGGGCGTGGAGCTTGGGAAAGAACTGGCCGTGCCGATTTTACAAGAATTAGAAGGGCACAAAAGCAACGCTTATTTTGACAGCTCCACTAAGCATTTAATAGAATTGTATAGGAATTACAACCAATAG
- a CDS encoding HP1165 family MFS efflux transporter has product MLRKNILAYYGANFLLIIAQSLPHAILTPLLLSKGLSLSEILLVQTFFSFCVLVAEYPSGVLADLMSRKNLFLVSNVFLIASFSFVLFFDSFIFMLLAWGLYGLYSACSSGTIEASLITDIKENKKDLSKFLAKNNQITYLGMIIGSSLGSFLYLKIHAMLYIVGIFLIMLCALTIIIYFKEKEADFKSQKSLKLLKEQVKGSLKELKDNPKLKILLVGHLITPIFFMSHFQMWQAYFLKQGVKEQYLFMFYIAFQVISILIHFLKAKNYSQKIALSSLVVLLGVSPLLLSNIPYCFIGVYVLMVAFFTYMSYCLNYQFSKFVSKNNISSLSSLLSSCVRMISVLVLSLSSLELRYFSPLTIITMHFALTLLILFFFLYKAKPFDE; this is encoded by the coding sequence ATGTTAAGAAAAAACATTTTAGCTTACTATGGGGCGAATTTTCTCTTAATCATCGCTCAAAGCTTACCCCATGCGATTTTAACCCCCTTGTTGCTTTCTAAAGGGCTTAGTTTGAGTGAAATCTTGCTCGTGCAAACCTTTTTTAGCTTTTGCGTGCTAGTGGCTGAATACCCGAGCGGCGTTTTAGCGGATTTGATGAGCCGGAAGAATTTATTCCTGGTTTCTAATGTGTTTTTAATCGCTAGTTTTTCGTTTGTGCTGTTTTTTGATAGCTTTATTTTCATGCTTTTAGCATGGGGGCTGTATGGTTTGTATAGCGCATGCTCTAGCGGCACGATTGAAGCTTCACTCATCACAGACATTAAAGAAAACAAAAAGGATTTGTCCAAGTTTTTAGCCAAAAACAATCAAATTACTTATTTGGGCATGATTATAGGGAGTTCTTTGGGATCGTTTTTGTATCTCAAAATCCATGCGATGCTGTATATCGTGGGGATTTTTTTAATCATGCTTTGCGCGCTAACGATCATCATTTATTTTAAAGAAAAAGAAGCGGATTTTAAAAGCCAAAAAAGCCTGAAACTCCTTAAAGAGCAAGTCAAAGGCAGTCTTAAAGAGCTTAAAGATAACCCCAAGCTTAAAATTTTGTTAGTGGGGCATTTGATTACGCCCATCTTTTTTATGAGCCATTTTCAAATGTGGCAAGCGTATTTTTTAAAACAAGGCGTTAAAGAGCAATACCTTTTTATGTTTTATATCGCTTTTCAAGTGATTTCTATCCTCATTCATTTTTTAAAAGCCAAAAATTACAGCCAAAAAATCGCTCTGAGTTCGCTTGTGGTGTTGCTTGGCGTTAGCCCCTTATTGCTTAGCAATATCCCTTATTGTTTCATAGGGGTGTATGTGCTCATGGTGGCGTTTTTCACTTACATGAGTTATTGCTTAAACTATCAATTCTCCAAATTTGTTTCTAAAAACAACATTTCCTCGCTCTCATCGCTTTTATCAAGCTGTGTGCGCATGATCTCTGTGCTAGTTTTATCGCTCAGCAGTTTGGAACTGCGTTACTTCTCACCCCTAACTATCATCACCATGCATTTTGCCCTAACGCTTCTCATCCTCTTTTTCTTTTTGTATAAGGCTAAGCCGTTTGATGAATGA
- the ccoS gene encoding cbb3-type cytochrome oxidase assembly protein CcoS, which yields MNTEILTIMLVVSVLMGLVGLIAFLWGVKSGQFDDEKRMLESVLYDSASDLNEAILQEKRQEN from the coding sequence ATGAATACAGAAATTTTAACCATCATGTTAGTTGTCTCAGTGCTTATGGGATTGGTAGGCTTAATAGCGTTTTTATGGGGGGTTAAAAGCGGTCAGTTTGACGATGAAAAACGCATGCTTGAAAGCGTGTTGTATGACAGCGCGAGCGATTTGAACGAAGCGATTTTACAAGAAAAACGCCAAGAGAATTAA
- the hofH gene encoding outer membrane beta-barrel protein HofH, translating to MKKASQVLFFGAFLSSSLQGFEAKLNGFVDQSSTIGFNQHKINKERGIYPMQQFATIAGYLGLGFSLLPKKVSDHVLKGKIGGMVGSIFYDGTKKFEDGSVAYNLFGYYDGFMGGYTNILQTDSLETQNMKHNKNVRNYVFSDAYLEYAYKNYFEIKAGRYLSTMPYKSGQTQGFQVSGQYKHARLTWFSSFGRAFAYGSFLMDWFAARTTYSGGFTKNDKGGYDSHGRKVLYGTHAVQLTYKPHRFLIEGFYYLSPQIFNAPGVKIGWDSNPNFSGTGFRSDTAVIGFFPIYYPWMIVKSNGSPVYKYDTPATQNGQNLIIRQRFDINNYNVSIAFYKVFQNANGWIGNMGNPSGVIMGSNSVYAGFTGTALKRDAATIFLSCGGTHFAKKFTWKFATQYSNSVVSWEARAMISLGYKFNEYLSGSVDLAYYGVHTNKGFKPGENGPVPKDFPALYSDRSALYTALVASF from the coding sequence ATGAAAAAGGCAAGTCAGGTTTTATTCTTTGGGGCATTTTTAAGCTCTTCTTTGCAAGGTTTTGAAGCTAAGCTCAACGGCTTTGTGGATCAATCCAGCACGATCGGTTTTAACCAGCATAAAATCAATAAAGAAAGAGGTATCTACCCTATGCAGCAATTCGCAACGATTGCGGGCTATTTAGGGCTTGGTTTTAGCCTGTTACCCAAAAAGGTTTCAGACCATGTTCTAAAAGGCAAAATAGGGGGCATGGTGGGATCTATTTTTTATGACGGCACGAAGAAGTTTGAAGATGGATCTGTGGCTTACAACCTCTTTGGTTATTACGATGGGTTTATGGGGGGCTATACGAATATCTTACAGACCGATAGCCTTGAAACACAGAACATGAAACACAATAAAAATGTCCGCAATTATGTCTTTAGCGATGCGTATTTGGAATACGCTTATAAGAATTATTTTGAAATAAAAGCCGGGCGCTATTTATCCACTATGCCTTATAAAAGCGGTCAAACGCAAGGCTTTCAAGTTTCTGGGCAATACAAGCATGCACGCTTGACTTGGTTTAGCTCTTTTGGGAGGGCGTTCGCTTACGGTTCGTTTTTAATGGATTGGTTTGCCGCACGGACCACTTATAGCGGAGGTTTTACCAAAAACGATAAGGGAGGTTATGATAGCCATGGGCGAAAGGTGCTTTATGGCACGCATGCGGTGCAACTCACCTATAAACCTCATCGTTTCCTCATAGAAGGCTTTTATTACCTTTCGCCTCAAATCTTTAACGCTCCAGGCGTTAAAATTGGTTGGGACTCTAACCCTAATTTTAGCGGCACAGGCTTTCGCTCTGATACAGCTGTCATAGGGTTTTTCCCCATTTACTACCCTTGGATGATCGTTAAATCCAATGGGAGTCCGGTCTATAAATACGACACGCCTGCCACTCAAAACGGGCAAAACCTCATCATCCGCCAACGCTTTGACATCAACAATTACAATGTTTCAATCGCTTTTTATAAAGTCTTTCAAAACGCTAATGGTTGGATAGGCAACATGGGGAATCCAAGCGGTGTGATCATGGGGAGTAACAGCGTCTATGCGGGTTTTACAGGCACAGCCCTTAAAAGAGACGCCGCTACCATTTTCCTTTCTTGTGGTGGCACTCATTTTGCCAAAAAATTCACATGGAAATTCGCCACGCAATATTCCAATTCAGTGGTTTCTTGGGAAGCGAGAGCGATGATCTCTTTAGGCTATAAATTCAATGAATATTTGAGCGGCAGCGTGGATCTTGCATATTATGGCGTGCATACTAACAAAGGCTTTAAACCGGGTGAAAACGGGCCTGTGCCTAAAGACTTCCCCGCCCTTTATTCTGACAGGAGCGCTTTATACACGGCTCTGGTAGCGTCTTTTTGA